The stretch of DNA AGGGTCCCGCGCCGCGCATGCGCCCCGCCCCCGGTCGGTCCACCAAGCTGTTCTATGGCCTCGGCGCCGTCGCCTTCGGGGTCAAGGACAACGGGTTCTCGTTCTTCCTGCTGCTCTACTACAACCAGGTGCTCGGGTTGCCCGAGGCCTGGGTCGGCCTCGCCCTCATGCTGGCGCTGGTGGCCGACGCGCTGAGCGACCCCGTGGTCGGCCACTGGTCCGACCACCTGCACTCGCGCTGGGGCCGCCGCCACCCGTTCATGTACGCCTCCGCGCTGCCGATCGCGGTGTCCTACGTGCTCCTGTGGAACCCGCCGCCGGGGCTGTCGCACGAGGGGCTGTTCGTCTGGCTGCTGGTGCTCGCGATCGTCGTGCGCACCTGCCTCACGTTCTACGAGGTGCCGAGCACGGCGCTCGCGGCCGAGCTGACGCAGCGCTACGACGAGCGCACGCAGGTCCTCGGCCTGCGGTTCTTCTTCGGCTGGTGGGGCGGCCTCACGATGGCGATCGTCGCCTACGCCGTCTACCTGCAGCCCGACGCGCAGCATCCCATCGGCCAGCTCAACCCCGACGGCTATCGCGGGTACGGCGTGGTCGCGGCGATCGTCATGCTGGCCGCGATCCTCCTCTCGTCCATCGGCACCCACGGGTACATCCCGCACCTGAAGTCGCCGCCGCCGGCGCGCGCGCTCGGGCTGCGCGGGTGGCTCGCGGAGCTGCGCGAGTCGCTGCACAACCGCAACTTCCTCGTCCTCTTCGGGGCGAACGTGTTCGCCGCGATGGCGGGCGGGCTCAGCGCCGCCCTCAACATCTACTTCAACACCTATTTCTGGCGCCTGACCTCGGACCAGATCACGGTGCTGGCGCTGGGCAACTTCGTCTCGGCGGCGATCGCGCTGGCGCTGGCGCCGCGCGTGTCGTCGCGGTTCGGCAAGAAGCCCGCGGCGATCCGCATCTCGCTCGCCGCGATCGTGGTGGGGCCGCTGCCGATCGCGCTCCGCCTCTTCGGGCTGCTGCCGCCCGATCCGTCGGCGCTGCTGCTCCTCCTGCTGCTCCTGTTCAACACGATCATCGTCACCTTGATCATCATGTCGAGCATCGTGACGGCGTCGATGATCGCGGACATCGTCGAGGAGAGCGAGCTCTCCACCGGACGCCGCTCCGAGGGCCTCTTCTTCGCGGCCAACACGTTCGTGCAGAAGACGGTGTCGGGCATCGGCATCTTCGTTTCGACGCTCCTGCTGCGCGCGATCGGCTTCCCGGCCGACGCCAAGCCGGATGCGGTCGATCCCGTGATCGTCGAGCGGCTCGGGATCATCTTCGCCCCCACCCTGGTCGTGCTCTACGGGTGCGCGCTCGCGTTCCTCTCCCGCTACCGGATCAGCCGGGCGGGGCACGAGGAGAACCTGCGGCGCCTCGCCGCCCGCGGCTCCTAAGGCCGGCGGCAGGCCGCCTCCGGTAGCGCGGCGAGCGGCTGAAGAGCGCTCCCTCGGCGTGGGCGCGTGCGCCGCCGGCAGGCCGGGTCCCGTCTCGCCGCAGCCCCGCGGGCGTTCCCTGCGACGGAACGCCGTGCCGTCGCAATCCAGAAATTACAAGGCGATCCGGTCGGGCGCCGCACGCCGGGACCTTGCGCCTGGGGGGTTTTGGGCCCT from bacterium encodes:
- a CDS encoding MFS transporter, translating into MRPAPGRSTKLFYGLGAVAFGVKDNGFSFFLLLYYNQVLGLPEAWVGLALMLALVADALSDPVVGHWSDHLHSRWGRRHPFMYASALPIAVSYVLLWNPPPGLSHEGLFVWLLVLAIVVRTCLTFYEVPSTALAAELTQRYDERTQVLGLRFFFGWWGGLTMAIVAYAVYLQPDAQHPIGQLNPDGYRGYGVVAAIVMLAAILLSSIGTHGYIPHLKSPPPARALGLRGWLAELRESLHNRNFLVLFGANVFAAMAGGLSAALNIYFNTYFWRLTSDQITVLALGNFVSAAIALALAPRVSSRFGKKPAAIRISLAAIVVGPLPIALRLFGLLPPDPSALLLLLLLLFNTIIVTLIIMSSIVTASMIADIVEESELSTGRRSEGLFFAANTFVQKTVSGIGIFVSTLLLRAIGFPADAKPDAVDPVIVERLGIIFAPTLVVLYGCALAFLSRYRISRAGHEENLRRLAARGS